One region of bacterium genomic DNA includes:
- a CDS encoding AAA family ATPase, whose translation MIISIVNQKGGVGKTTTAVNLGAGLARAGHPTLLVDLDPQGNASSGVGIADEQRLPGTYELLRGEVSHESAIRQTAQENYHVMPATADLAGASVELMNVDNREFRLKEILAPLKEHYSYIIVDAPPSLGVLTMNALCAAEKVLIPVQCEYYALEGLGQLLQTIGLVKEHLHPDLEVLGAVLTLFDRRVKVAHDVIKEVREHFPGKVFDTVIPRNIRLAEAPSYGKNIFEYDDASQGAQTYQAFAEEVHNTINVLINQQTPQT comes from the coding sequence ATGATCATCTCAATCGTCAATCAAAAGGGTGGAGTGGGGAAAACGACCACGGCTGTTAATCTTGGGGCAGGTTTGGCTAGGGCGGGGCATCCTACTTTGCTTGTTGATCTTGATCCACAAGGGAATGCTTCATCGGGGGTGGGAATTGCGGACGAGCAACGTTTGCCGGGTACATATGAATTATTACGTGGAGAAGTGTCGCACGAATCCGCGATCAGACAAACGGCGCAAGAAAATTATCACGTTATGCCAGCCACGGCTGATCTGGCCGGTGCTTCCGTAGAATTGATGAATGTCGACAATCGCGAGTTTCGTCTTAAAGAAATTTTGGCACCGCTTAAAGAACATTATTCATATATCATTGTCGACGCACCGCCGTCTTTGGGAGTTTTAACAATGAACGCACTCTGTGCCGCCGAGAAAGTTTTGATCCCCGTCCAGTGCGAATATTACGCCTTGGAAGGATTGGGGCAGTTGTTGCAAACAATCGGATTGGTAAAAGAACATTTGCATCCGGATTTGGAAGTGCTTGGGGCGGTGTTAACACTTTTTGATCGGCGCGTAAAAGTGGCGCACGATGTAATTAAAGAAGTGCGTGAACATTTTCCCGGGAAAGTTTTTGATACCGTCATTCCTCGAAATATCCGCTTAGCAGAAGCGCCATCTTATGGTAAAAATATATTTGAGTATGATGATGCTTCACAAGGCGCGCAAACCTATCAAGCTTTTGCGGAAGAAGTACATAACACTATAAACGTTTTAATTAATCAACAAACACCACAAACATGA
- a CDS encoding nucleotidyltransferase family protein, producing MQAVILAGGLGKRLRPITEEVPKPLVPVCGKPVVEYTLKNLPPEVTEVVFVIGYKGEMIKQLYGDNAFGKKISYVVQEQQLGTGHAVKCAASVINRPFLLLYGDDIYGATGLQKLVQREWALLARRVEHPERFGVLKLNEDGTVSDMVEKPKEFISDLSWVGAAKLQPEFMQIETPRSSRGEYEATDMVNVLIKQGKKFYPELTDLWLPANTLEEVAEAERYLSGR from the coding sequence ATGCAAGCTGTTATTCTCGCGGGGGGCTTAGGAAAGCGTTTGCGTCCCATTACGGAAGAAGTGCCGAAACCGTTGGTGCCGGTTTGTGGAAAACCGGTTGTTGAATACACATTAAAAAATCTTCCGCCGGAAGTAACCGAGGTTGTTTTTGTGATTGGTTACAAAGGCGAGATGATTAAACAATTGTACGGAGATAATGCTTTTGGTAAGAAAATTTCCTATGTTGTGCAAGAGCAACAACTCGGAACCGGACACGCGGTGAAATGTGCGGCATCTGTAATTAACCGACCATTTCTGCTTTTGTATGGTGATGATATTTATGGCGCAACCGGTTTACAAAAACTGGTGCAACGCGAGTGGGCACTTTTGGCGCGACGTGTGGAACATCCGGAAAGATTTGGCGTGTTGAAATTAAATGAGGACGGAACGGTCAGCGATATGGTGGAAAAACCCAAAGAATTTATTTCCGATTTATCCTGGGTGGGTGCGGCAAAACTGCAGCCGGAATTTATGCAAATTGAAACACCTCGTTCGTCGCGCGGTGAATATGAAGCAACAGATATGGTGAATGTTTTAATAAAACAAGGAAAAAAGTTTTATCCGGAATTGACGGATTTGTGGTTGCCGGCGAATACACTGGAAGAAGTGGCGGAAGCAGAGAGATATTTGTCAGGGCGGTAG
- a CDS encoding transposase, with product MRKDILANGEIYHVMNKSIAGFRIFQKEGDFFHMKNLIRYYTYAGVRQKYSQFLRDVKIHKENIEEEISRVLADKDKSIQVICYGLMPTHFHLVVKQLKEHGIEKYLSDVSNAYARYFNTKIERKGPLWVGRFQSVNVSNDNHFLHLTRYIHLNPVSAGLVKKASDWPYSSFLEYVKSDSVKFPVCDYSGLMPFSGKQYEKFTNDQANYQKELAQIKALCLE from the coding sequence ATGCGAAAAGATATTTTAGCAAATGGTGAAATTTATCATGTGATGAATAAAAGCATAGCGGGGTTTAGAATATTTCAAAAGGAGGGCGATTTTTTTCATATGAAAAATTTAATCAGGTATTACACATATGCCGGTGTTCGACAGAAATACTCTCAATTTTTACGTGATGTAAAAATTCACAAAGAAAATATTGAAGAAGAAATAAGCCGAGTGTTAGCGGATAAGGATAAATCCATTCAAGTCATTTGTTATGGCTTAATGCCGACACATTTTCATCTTGTCGTAAAACAATTGAAAGAGCACGGGATTGAAAAATATCTGTCTGATGTTTCTAATGCTTATGCTCGTTACTTTAATACAAAAATTGAACGAAAGGGGCCTCTTTGGGTAGGGCGTTTTCAGAGTGTTAATGTAAGCAACGATAATCATTTTTTGCATTTAACGCGCTATATCCACTTGAATCCGGTTAGCGCGGGATTAGTCAAGAAAGCATCCGATTGGCCATATTCTTCATTTTTAGAGTATGTAAAAAGCGATAGTGTGAAATTTCCAGTTTGCGATTATTCAGGGCTGATGCCGTTTTCGGGAAAACAATACGAAAAATTTACAAATGATCAAGCGAATTATCAAAAAGAGCTTGCACAAATTAAGGCTCTTTGTTTGGAATAA
- the topA gene encoding type I DNA topoisomerase, which translates to MKLVIVESPAKAKTIAKYLGKGYVVKASFGHVRDLPKSKIGVDVENNFEPVYVVPPKAKKTVAELTQSVAKAEKVYFATDEDREGEAIAWHLAKILKVNEKTAERITFDEITKSAIQHAIENPRKLNLQLVDAQQARRILDRLVGYELSPLLWNKIRRGLSAGRVQSVAVRLIVEREREIEAFKADEFWSVEANLKAKNGEFLAKLRAVDEQVLDKLAIKSGAEAEQIKKTLEGAVWLIDNIEEKQVNRSPLPPFTTSTLQQAASNRLGFSTKKTMMLAQRLYEGIELGEEGATGLITYMRTDSLNLANEALTKIRELIQKDFGTDYLPAEPRFYKNKSRGAQEAHEAIRPTDVNLKPEFVAQHVERDMARLYELIWRRTVACQTANAKFKAMTVDIKASKYYFRATGSSVAFAGFLQIWGIDKTKEVILPSLAKNETLELLVLNTLQHFTQPPARYSEASLVKALEEAGIGRPSTYAPTIDTVQKRGYVEKSLEDKRFRPTDIGKVVNDVLVEHFPEIVDIQFTARMEEDLDQIADGKKEMVPILKAFYTPFKKNLKEKAKTLNKDDITTEKTDLKCPDCGKPVILRLGRNGKFYGCSGYPDCKYTAPSSEQEKSEMETAPTGKICPDCNKDLVLKRGRFGAFLGCAGYPECKHTERIEKKVGGICPKCNVGEIVERKSKRGKYFYGCNKYPECDFVLWSKPTGEKCPTCQSLLIFGKNNTAVCSGKECGFSKDYEAKSEEE; encoded by the coding sequence ATGAAACTAGTTATCGTCGAGTCCCCCGCTAAAGCAAAAACGATCGCCAAATACCTTGGTAAGGGTTATGTGGTAAAAGCATCCTTTGGTCATGTGCGTGATTTGCCAAAAAGTAAAATCGGCGTGGACGTGGAAAATAATTTTGAGCCGGTTTATGTAGTACCGCCAAAAGCCAAAAAAACCGTCGCCGAACTGACACAAAGCGTTGCCAAAGCCGAGAAAGTCTACTTCGCCACTGATGAAGACCGCGAAGGAGAAGCCATTGCCTGGCATTTGGCAAAGATATTAAAGGTAAATGAAAAAACGGCGGAACGCATTACGTTCGACGAAATTACCAAGTCGGCCATTCAGCACGCCATTGAAAATCCGCGCAAACTCAATTTACAACTGGTAGACGCCCAACAAGCGCGCCGTATTTTAGACCGTTTAGTCGGTTATGAATTATCACCGCTTCTTTGGAATAAAATTCGACGCGGGCTTTCGGCTGGGCGCGTGCAATCGGTGGCGGTGCGCTTAATTGTCGAACGCGAACGGGAAATTGAAGCATTCAAGGCTGATGAATTTTGGTCGGTGGAAGCAAACCTAAAAGCAAAAAATGGCGAATTTTTGGCAAAACTGCGCGCGGTTGATGAGCAAGTGCTGGACAAACTAGCGATTAAATCCGGCGCGGAAGCGGAACAAATTAAGAAAACCCTGGAAGGCGCCGTTTGGTTGATAGACAACATTGAAGAAAAACAAGTCAATCGCAGTCCCCTTCCTCCTTTTACCACCAGCACACTGCAACAAGCCGCGTCCAACCGTCTTGGTTTTTCCACCAAAAAAACAATGATGCTCGCCCAACGTCTTTACGAAGGTATTGAACTAGGCGAAGAAGGTGCCACCGGTTTAATCACCTATATGCGTACCGACTCCTTAAATTTAGCGAATGAAGCATTAACCAAAATTCGTGAACTAATTCAAAAAGATTTTGGCACGGATTATTTACCGGCCGAACCGCGCTTCTACAAAAATAAATCGCGCGGTGCCCAAGAAGCCCACGAAGCCATTCGTCCCACCGATGTTAATTTGAAACCGGAATTTGTCGCGCAACACGTGGAACGCGACATGGCGCGCCTTTATGAATTAATTTGGCGCCGAACAGTCGCCTGCCAGACCGCCAATGCCAAATTTAAAGCCATGACCGTCGACATCAAAGCAAGCAAATATTATTTTCGCGCCACCGGTTCATCGGTTGCTTTCGCGGGTTTTCTGCAAATTTGGGGGATCGATAAAACCAAAGAAGTAATTCTTCCTTCGCTCGCAAAAAATGAGACGTTGGAATTATTAGTACTGAATACTTTACAACATTTTACCCAACCGCCCGCTAGGTATTCGGAAGCCAGTCTGGTTAAAGCATTGGAAGAAGCCGGTATTGGTCGTCCTTCCACATATGCGCCAACCATCGACACGGTTCAAAAACGCGGTTACGTGGAAAAAAGTTTAGAAGACAAAAGGTTCCGTCCAACGGATATTGGAAAAGTAGTAAACGATGTTTTAGTAGAACATTTCCCCGAAATCGTTGATATTCAGTTTACGGCCCGCATGGAAGAAGACCTCGACCAAATCGCGGATGGCAAAAAAGAGATGGTGCCGATCTTAAAAGCTTTCTACACTCCTTTCAAGAAAAACCTCAAAGAAAAAGCCAAAACGCTCAATAAAGACGACATCACCACCGAAAAAACCGATCTAAAGTGCCCCGATTGCGGAAAACCGGTAATCTTACGGCTTGGGCGCAATGGTAAATTTTACGGTTGCTCCGGTTACCCCGATTGCAAATATACCGCGCCAAGCAGTGAACAAGAAAAATCAGAGATGGAAACGGCGCCGACTGGAAAAATCTGCCCCGATTGTAACAAGGATTTAGTGCTCAAACGCGGACGCTTTGGCGCGTTCTTGGGTTGCGCCGGTTATCCTGAATGCAAACACACCGAACGGATCGAAAAGAAAGTCGGCGGAATTTGTCCGAAGTGCAACGTCGGGGAAATTGTGGAACGAAAATCCAAACGCGGAAAATATTTCTATGGTTGCAATAAATATCCGGAATGCGATTTTGTTTTGTGGAGCAAACCAACCGGTGAAAAATGCCCGACCTGCCAAAGTCTCCTCATCTTCGGAAAAAACAATACCGCGGTTTGTTCCGGTAAAGAGTGCGGTTTTTCCAAGGATTACGAAGCGAAGAGCGAAGAGGAATAA
- a CDS encoding four helix bundle protein: protein MNNEKNTKITVFTDLNAWKESHKLVLLTYQLTKTFPKDEMYGLISQMRRAAISITSNIAEGFGRQTYPEKIQFYSIAKGSLSELQNQLIASRDTNLLNEDSFQNAFKQSITAHKLITGLIRRSREIHQS, encoded by the coding sequence ATGAATAATGAAAAAAATACCAAAATTACAGTTTTTACAGACCTTAACGCATGGAAAGAATCCCACAAACTTGTCTTGCTCACATACCAATTAACAAAAACATTTCCTAAAGATGAAATGTATGGCTTAATTAGCCAAATGAGACGAGCGGCAATTTCGATAACATCAAATATCGCGGAAGGATTTGGCAGGCAAACTTATCCTGAAAAAATCCAATTTTACTCGATTGCCAAAGGTTCATTATCGGAATTGCAAAATCAACTAATAGCTTCCAGGGACACAAATTTGTTAAATGAAGATTCTTTTCAGAACGCGTTTAAACAAAGCATTACCGCCCATAAACTCATCACGGGATTAATAAGAAGGTCGCGCGAAATTCATCAATCATAA
- a CDS encoding UDP-glucose/GDP-mannose dehydrogenase family protein: MPKNSTKRVAKEPKTKKKRISIIGTGYVGLVSGACLAEIGHHVICVDRHEDKVAKLKKGISPIFEPGIEELIAKNIKAKRLEFTTDLQSAIKNTDVIFIAVNTPPRPDGKADLSFVAYAARQIAEVSTEYKVVVDKSTVPVQTGEKVLETLRSYNPHGIEFDVVSNPEFLREGTAIYDFLNPDRIVIGTENERAEKIMREIYAPIKAPFIATDINSAELIKHASNSFLATKISFANALAAICELTNANVEEVTYGMGLDKRIGPAFLKAGVGYGGSCFPKDVSAFVKIAEEINYDFGILKAVEKINEEAKQSFIKKIESALWIVKGKTIAIWGLSFKPNTDDMRSAPAVTVINHLRSEGAIIKAYDPQAMEKAHNVLGDENITYVKSAMDATINADALVIITDWDEFKKADLEKVRASLHQPLIIDGRNMFDPKVMEEKGFLYHSVGRGK; this comes from the coding sequence ATGCCTAAAAATTCTACAAAACGCGTCGCAAAAGAACCTAAGACAAAGAAAAAGCGCATCTCCATCATCGGGACGGGTTATGTTGGATTAGTGTCCGGTGCTTGTTTGGCCGAAATCGGCCATCACGTTATTTGCGTTGACCGGCACGAGGATAAAGTGGCAAAACTTAAAAAAGGAATCAGTCCGATTTTTGAACCGGGAATTGAAGAATTAATCGCCAAAAATATCAAAGCGAAACGTTTGGAATTTACAACCGATTTGCAGAGCGCGATAAAAAACACCGACGTAATTTTCATTGCCGTTAATACCCCGCCACGACCGGACGGAAAAGCGGACTTGTCTTTCGTTGCATATGCCGCACGCCAAATTGCCGAAGTTTCCACAGAGTACAAAGTTGTTGTCGACAAAAGCACCGTGCCCGTCCAAACCGGCGAAAAAGTTTTAGAAACGCTTCGTTCCTACAACCCGCACGGCATTGAATTCGATGTGGTAAGTAACCCGGAGTTCTTACGTGAAGGGACGGCCATTTATGATTTCTTAAACCCGGATCGTATCGTTATCGGTACCGAGAATGAACGCGCGGAAAAAATTATGCGTGAAATTTATGCGCCAATCAAAGCGCCGTTTATCGCCACCGATATTAATTCAGCGGAATTAATTAAACATGCGTCGAACTCTTTCTTGGCCACAAAAATTTCTTTTGCCAACGCTTTGGCCGCCATTTGCGAATTAACTAATGCCAATGTCGAAGAAGTCACTTACGGAATGGGTTTGGATAAACGCATTGGGCCCGCCTTCTTAAAGGCCGGCGTCGGTTATGGTGGCAGTTGTTTTCCCAAGGACGTTTCTGCGTTTGTGAAAATTGCCGAAGAAATCAACTATGATTTTGGCATTCTCAAGGCTGTTGAAAAAATAAACGAAGAAGCCAAACAGAGCTTTATCAAAAAAATCGAATCCGCGCTTTGGATTGTTAAAGGAAAGACAATCGCTATTTGGGGTCTCTCCTTCAAACCCAACACCGACGATATGCGTAGCGCGCCGGCTGTAACTGTCATTAATCACTTGCGTAGTGAAGGTGCAATTATCAAAGCTTATGATCCACAAGCAATGGAAAAAGCACATAATGTGCTCGGTGACGAAAACATCACGTATGTAAAATCCGCGATGGACGCAACAATCAACGCCGACGCGCTTGTCATTATTACCGATTGGGACGAGTTCAAAAAAGCCGATTTGGAAAAAGTTCGTGCTTCCCTGCACCAGCCATTAATCATCGATGGTCGCAACATGTTCGATCCGAAAGTAATGGAAGAAAAAGGCTTCTTGTATCATTCGGTCGGACGAGGTAAATAA
- the dprA gene encoding DNA-processing protein DprA produces MAEINTETETTIQSPVIPTEAGISNDQKTDSCFGRNDDVANELSILQALAAFRPNINASKLHALIKYAGSIEQAWAVPDEALEQYGWTAEQRQLFNAHRKNYQPEKALERLYHLGIEFIPDTSPKFPKSLLDIFDPPLGLYVRGKLHQNSLNIAFVGSRKATPYGKTVTNMLVRPLAAKGVVIISGLAYGIDAEAHQATLQSNGTTWAVMGNGCDEMTLYPRAHRQLAKDIINNDGAVISEYPPGTPGQPYFFPQRNRIVSGLSRAIVVVEAGLQSGALITARLGLEQNREVFAVPGPITSEMSQGTNELIRDGATPVSSAEQIMDALELFSLFGGISPSKAARQISHKDIDAVSNIVARTTSNQPQNDQEKVLTVLSTNPLAIDEIVKASTLPSQVVGSILTLLEIEGLVKDIGNKNYTRI; encoded by the coding sequence ATGGCAGAAATAAACACAGAAACGGAAACAACAATTCAATCGCCTGTCATTCCTACTGAAGCAGGAATCAGCAACGACCAGAAAACGGATTCCTGCTTCGGCAGGAATGACGATGTTGCCAACGAACTCTCTATCCTCCAAGCCCTCGCAGCCTTCCGACCAAATATCAACGCGTCAAAATTACACGCCCTCATTAAATACGCTGGCAGTATTGAACAGGCTTGGGCAGTACCCGACGAAGCGTTGGAACAATACGGCTGGACTGCGGAACAACGACAATTATTTAATGCTCACCGAAAAAATTATCAACCGGAAAAAGCACTGGAGCGCCTTTACCATTTAGGCATAGAGTTTATTCCCGACACTTCCCCTAAATTTCCAAAATCACTTCTTGATATATTCGATCCACCGCTTGGTCTTTATGTTCGCGGTAAACTTCACCAAAACAGTTTGAACATTGCTTTTGTGGGCAGTCGCAAAGCCACACCCTACGGAAAAACCGTTACAAACATGTTGGTGCGTCCGCTTGCCGCCAAAGGCGTCGTCATTATTTCCGGGTTAGCTTATGGCATCGATGCCGAAGCCCACCAGGCCACACTACAAAGCAATGGCACCACTTGGGCCGTCATGGGCAACGGTTGCGACGAAATGACTCTTTATCCACGCGCCCACCGCCAGTTAGCAAAAGACATTATTAATAATGATGGCGCGGTAATCAGTGAATATCCACCCGGCACACCGGGGCAACCCTATTTTTTCCCACAACGTAACCGCATTGTCTCCGGTCTTTCTCGCGCGATTGTTGTCGTGGAAGCAGGGCTACAAAGCGGTGCCCTAATCACCGCCCGCTTGGGCCTTGAACAAAATCGTGAAGTTTTCGCCGTTCCCGGCCCCATTACTTCGGAAATGTCCCAAGGAACCAACGAACTGATCCGCGATGGTGCGACACCTGTGAGTAGTGCCGAACAAATTATGGACGCGTTGGAACTGTTCTCTTTATTTGGCGGAATATCTCCCTCAAAAGCCGCGAGACAAATCTCCCACAAAGACATCGATGCCGTTTCAAATATTGTCGCAAGAACCACTTCCAATCAACCGCAAAATGACCAAGAAAAAGTCTTAACTGTCCTTTCTACAAATCCGCTCGCTATTGACGAGATCGTAAAAGCCAGTACACTCCCGTCTCAAGTGGTAGGTTCTATTTTAACTCTTTTGGAAATTGAAGGTTTAGTCAAAGATATCGGCAATAAAAACTACACCAGAATTTGA
- a CDS encoding nucleotidyltransferase family protein, producing MQAVLPIAGKSSRMAKRYQGPKQLLPILGKPLVEHMLESLPEAIDELVLVVGGPYENDIRAYFGSEHDGRKISYVRQEAPLGLGHAIQQAKDLVKGRFIITAPDDIYNKADLEKMIAEPDMAALTMKRDDWQNFGVFVLDEQGYIKKMVEKPKEFVSPYVSAGACYMLDQEFFDVTVPPSTRGEIELPDIVNALINERGRKCKAIETSFWVAVNDPDQLDLANDIMKARTANQATI from the coding sequence ATGCAAGCTGTTCTTCCTATAGCTGGAAAAAGTAGTCGGATGGCCAAAAGATATCAGGGTCCAAAACAATTATTGCCAATTTTGGGTAAACCGTTAGTAGAGCACATGCTTGAGTCTTTGCCGGAAGCAATTGACGAATTAGTGTTGGTGGTGGGTGGGCCTTATGAAAATGACATTCGTGCCTATTTTGGCAGTGAACATGATGGTCGTAAAATTTCCTATGTGCGCCAAGAGGCGCCACTTGGTTTGGGTCACGCGATCCAGCAGGCGAAGGATTTGGTGAAGGGTCGTTTTATTATTACCGCGCCAGACGATATCTATAATAAAGCGGATCTGGAAAAAATGATTGCCGAGCCCGATATGGCTGCGCTTACAATGAAGCGAGATGACTGGCAAAACTTTGGTGTTTTTGTTTTAGATGAGCAGGGTTACATCAAAAAAATGGTGGAAAAACCAAAAGAGTTTGTTTCGCCGTATGTTTCCGCTGGCGCCTGTTATATGCTTGATCAAGAATTCTTTGATGTGACCGTTCCACCATCGACGCGCGGAGAAATTGAATTGCCTGATATCGTTAATGCTTTGATTAACGAACGCGGACGCAAGTGTAAGGCGATTGAAACAAGTTTTTGGGTGGCCGTTAACGATCCTGATCAACTGGATTTGGCGAACGATATTATGAAAGCACGCACCGCTAATCAGGCGACAATTTAA
- a CDS encoding ParB/RepB/Spo0J family partition protein produces MKPGGLGRGLSALIPSRREEGVTQTQTAYMPFTKTEEATGNRVMMVGVEKIDRNPEQPRQDFAEADLQDLAQSIREHGILQPLLVTKTGDRFTLIAGERRLRAAKRADLKEVPCLVHVPVTDREQLELAIIENVQREDLSVLEQAIAYKKLHEEFNMTHGEIAQAVGKERPSITNIIRILDLPDEMQKALKEGKMNFGQARTLLAVTEPEKQKEAFQKILEGKLSTKAFERFQQKTNVQSHQRVTQKDPQLAVHEEEMGRVLGTRVRIKKIGESGGNVIIEFYSDEELSGIIEKINREG; encoded by the coding sequence ATGAAACCAGGAGGATTAGGGAGAGGATTATCCGCGTTAATTCCAAGTCGGCGCGAAGAGGGTGTCACGCAAACGCAGACCGCTTATATGCCGTTTACAAAAACGGAAGAAGCGACAGGCAATCGCGTGATGATGGTTGGGGTAGAAAAAATTGATCGCAATCCGGAGCAACCTCGTCAGGATTTTGCCGAGGCGGATTTGCAGGATCTGGCGCAATCGATTCGTGAACACGGTATTTTGCAACCATTGCTTGTTACCAAGACGGGCGATCGATTCACGCTAATTGCCGGTGAACGAAGATTAAGAGCGGCGAAACGAGCGGATCTTAAAGAAGTGCCGTGTTTGGTGCATGTTCCCGTTACTGATCGGGAACAATTGGAATTGGCGATCATTGAAAATGTTCAGCGCGAAGATTTGAGTGTTTTGGAACAAGCCATTGCCTACAAAAAATTGCACGAAGAATTTAATATGACGCACGGAGAAATCGCTCAAGCTGTTGGAAAAGAGCGTCCTTCGATTACAAATATTATTCGTATTTTGGATTTACCGGATGAAATGCAGAAAGCATTAAAGGAAGGCAAAATGAATTTTGGACAAGCACGAACGCTTTTAGCCGTTACGGAACCGGAAAAACAAAAAGAGGCGTTTCAAAAAATATTAGAAGGCAAACTTAGCACTAAAGCTTTTGAACGTTTTCAACAAAAAACAAACGTGCAATCGCATCAGCGCGTGACGCAAAAAGATCCCCAATTGGCTGTGCATGAAGAAGAAATGGGGCGTGTGTTGGGTACACGCGTGCGCATTAAAAAAATCGGCGAGTCTGGTGGAAACGTGATCATTGAATTTTACAGTGATGAAGAATTGTCGGGGATTATCGAAAAAATAAACCGAGAAGGATAA